From the genome of Indicator indicator isolate 239-I01 chromosome 17, UM_Iind_1.1, whole genome shotgun sequence, one region includes:
- the NHSL2 gene encoding NHS-like protein 2 — protein sequence MPFYKRSVEARRGSAVPLSELRDVCSRAALTLLRQLADLCGHSLALLGDIECHVVALGRRTGRLHRRAARLQALLRGRPLQQEEEEAELATSNLDLESKKPTHAKLSWQQPVNVFLTAGRPPGMEQLHQEAQHNLQSLLQEEYEEQYTESRVTGQTFRGTGHPSPDTPPEPSPRPPPAKRLEFVLMPPSQRDTEEETTGTTTLGPGSPDTPLSLPTSPDKQPAWPRAFPLPTVEEKQWHQSCSIQANIVPINVSGQHFARLASGRHSLFNTESAINPKATLRRRRTVIGFPNLALRDPGSANGPTVTSHTPISESLSCSFVPETTSGVKAPQEVSSRPPLSAPLRKTFSDLGARCCQPPTTMDTAATPCAGTCNGPQGTPFPPPWSALGYVSPPSPATSEGKGPICTSPGGSSPSPGPGSPTTTSFFISMEERGGSNGPSSFSGTVPESPSSSGLGQRCEGRESKGSLMPGSPEEPEPAEPSRLGVERAGCRFRERSLSVPTDSGSLCSMDIAYAETRRGSANYALGYPSASSEGSTSTDNISLGLEPEGQRRRRSKSISLKKAKKKPSPPTRSVSLIKEGPDATVGPSLVLPKDQRPKSLCIAPELQGHRLVHSDPQGDVAREPEGTAAPHQWHLADWKATDPYRSLSSSSTATGTTAIECAKARGSSESLTSPSTSRTTTPSQLSTEADLKTSSPGRPTGLMSPSSGYSSQSETPTPTVPTSAILGHSPHQVRVRPLVPERKSSLPPTSPMERSPKSRLSFDLPLTPPAHLDLSGLKISLKGKTKVSRHHSDSTFGTKLAQKASPITPLMPVVTQSDLRSVRLRSISRSEPEDNTDGPEHAEEPPQAPCPAPERKVKPPVAEKPPLAKRPPSILPKPAVLREEGPLSPTSPTGATTKEKRSPHEGFVVLRKGELRRGLGEPQAPLGYRRLSQGSLEDELQTERRGAGRGERRKAKVPPPVPKKPSVLYLPLALAPAQLGASLGDQPPTPSPIITLDADPSCCDPDAEEPSSPAALGTTQAADPTSEQGSSAEASTEEKSFASAKTADSIAEEDDDVFVTSRTTEDLFTVIHRSKRKVLGRKEPGDTFSSRPNSHSPVKTSGSPTSESPAPVGSAGKSSSRNEDFKALLQKKGSKASPGTRPSAAELLKTTNPLARRVITEFAPELDSANSPKSQP from the exons agcaggaagaggaggaggcagagctgg CCACCTCTAACCTGGACTTGGAGAGCAAGAAACCCACCCATGCCAAGCTGTCATGGCAGCAGCCAGTGAATGTCTTCCTCACAGCCGGGCGCCCGCCGGGCATGGAGCAACTGCACCAGGAGGCTCAGCACAACCTCCAGAGCTTACTGCAAG AGGAATATGAGGAGCAGTACACTGAGAGCAGAGTCACCGGGCAGACCTTCCGTGGCACCGGTCACCCGTCCCCAGACACCCCCCCCGAGCCATCACCCCGACCCCCTCCTGCCAAGCGCCTCGAGTTTGTGCTTatg CCCCCGAGCCAGCGAGACACCGAAGAGGAGACCACAGGCACGACAACGCTGGGTCCAGGGTCACCAGACacccccctgagcctccccaCCAGCCCGGAcaagcagccagcctggcccagggccTTCCCCCTGCCAACAGTGGAAGAGAAGCAGTGGCACCAGTCCTGCTCCATCCAAGCCAACATCGTCCCCATCAATGTCTCGG GGCAGCACTTTGCCAGGCTGGCGAGTGGCCGTCACTCCCTCTTTAACACGGAGAGCGCCATCAACCCCAAGGCCACCCTGCGCCGCAGACGGACCGTGATCGGCTTCCCCAACTTGGCCCTGCGAGACCCAG gcagTGCCAACGGCCCCACAGTCACCTCACACACGCCCATCTCTGAGtccctctcctgcagcttcGTGCCCGAGACCACAAGCGGGGTGAAGGCTCCCCAGGAGGTCAGCTCCCGCCCGCCCCTCTCTGCCCCGCTGAGGAAGACTTTCAGCGACCTTGGTGCCCGCTGCTGCCAGCCACCCACCACCATGGACACCGCAGCCACCCCCTGCGCTGGCACCTGCAATGGGCCACAGGGCACTCCGTTCCCCCCACCATGGAGCGCTCTGGGCTATGTgagcccccccagccctgccaccagcGAGGGCAAGGGGCCCATCTGCACCTCCCCAGGTGGCTCCAGCCCATCGCCCGGCCCGGGctcacccaccaccacctccttctTCATCTCTATGGAGGAGCGTGGGGGCAGCAATGGGCCCAGCTCCTTCTCGGGCACGGTGCCCGAGTCCCCTTCCAGCTCCGGGCTTGGCCAGAGGTGCGAGGGCCGTGAATCCAAGGGGAGCCTCATGCCGGGAAGCCCAGAGGAGCCAGAGCCGGCAGAGCCATCACGGCTTGGGGTGGAGCGGGCAGGGTGCCGGTTCCGTGAGCGCTCGCTCTCAGTGCCCACTGACTCGGGGTCCCTCTGCTCCATGGACATCGCCTATGCTGAGACCCGGCGGGGCAGCGCCAACTACGCCCTGGGCTACCCCAGCGCCAGCTCCGAGGGCAGCACCAGCACTGACAACATCTCACTTGGGCTGGAGCCAGAGGGGCAGCGCCGGCGGCGCTCCAAGAGCATCTCCCTTAAGAAGGCGAAGAAGAAGCCCTCGCCGCCCACACGCAGCGTCTCCCTCATCAAAGAGGGGCCAGATGCCACCGTGGGGCCCAGCTTGGTACTGCCCAAGGATCAGCGCCCCAAGAGCCTGTGCATCGCGCCGGAGCTGCAGGGCCACCGACTGGTGCACTCTGACCCGCAGGGCGATGTAGCCAGGGAGCCTGAGGGCACAGCTGCACCACACCAGTGGCACCTGGCAGACTGGAAGGCCACCGATCCCTAccggtccctctccagctcgaGCACAGCCACAGGGACCACAGCCATCGAGTGTGCCAAGGCTCGGGGCAGCTCTGAGTCCCTCACATCCCCCTCCACCTCCAGGACCACGACACCCTCCCAGCTTTCCACCGAGGCAGACCTCAAGACCTCATCCCCCGGCAGGCCCACGGGGCTGATGTCCCCATCCAGCGGCTACTCCAGTCAGTCAGAGACCCCCACCCCCACCGTCCCCACCTCTGCCATCCTTGGGCACTCACCGCACCAGGTGCGGGTGAGGCCGCTGGTCCCCGAGAGGAAGTCCTCGCTGCCACCCACATCCCCCATGGAGAGGAGCCCCAAGTCCAGGCTGTCCTTCGACCTGCCACTCACGCCCCCGGCTCACCTCGACCTCTCAGGGCTGAAGATCTCCCTGAAGGGGAAGACCAAGGTCAGCCGGCACCACTCTGACTCCACCTTTGGCACCAAGCTGGCGCAGAAGGCCAGCCCCATCACGCCCCTCATGCCAGTGGTCACTCAGTCTGACCTGCGCTCTGTCCGCCTGCGCTCCATCAGCCGCTCGGAGCCGGAGGACAACACCGATGGCCCAGAGCACGCCGAGGAACCACCGCAAGCTCCCTGCCCGGCGCCAGAGAGGAAAGTGAAGCCACCCGTGGCCGAGAAGCCACCGCTGGCCAAGCGGCCCCCAAGCATCCTGCCCAAGCCCGCAGTGCTGAGGGAGGAGGGTCCCCTGTCCCCCACGTCCCCAACAGGTGCCACAACTAAGGAGAAGAGGTCACCACATGAAGGCTTTGTGGTGCTGCGGAAAGGGGAGCTGAGGAGAGGTCTGGGGGAACCCCAGGCCCCGCTGGGATACCGTCGgctctctcagggcagcctggagGATGAGCTGCAGACAGAGCGGAGGGGTGCTGGCAGGGGAGAGCGGAGGAAGGCCAAGGTGCCACCACCGGTGCCCAAAAAGCCCAGCGTGCTCTACCTGCCTCTTGCCCTggccccagcacagctgggagccAGCCTGGGGGATCAGCCACCCACTCCCAGCCCTATCATCACACTGGATGCCGACCCCAGCTGCTGTGACCCCGATGCCGAGGAGCCATCatcccctgcagccctgggcacaaCACAAGCTGCTGACCCCACCTCAGAGCAAG GCAGCTCCGCAGAGGCTAGCACAGAGGAGAAGAGTTTCGCCAGTGCCAAGACAGCCGACTCCATCGCGGAGGAGGACGATGATGTGTTTGTGACGTCCCGCACCACTGAAGACCTCTTTACCGTGATCCACAG GTCAAAGAGGAAGGTCTTGGGGAGGAAGGAGCCTGGTGACACCTTTAGCAGCCGACCCAACTCCCACTCACCTGTAAAGACTTCGGGGTCCCCGACCAGCGAGTCCCCGGCACCGGTGGGCAGCGCCGGGAAGTCTTCCAGCAGGAACGAAGACTTCAAAGCCCTGCTCCagaagaagggcagcaaagccagcCCCGGGACCCGGCCGTCTGCCGCCGAACTGCTCAAGACCACAAACCCCCTGGCTCGGAGGGTGATCACCGAGTTCGCCCCCGAGCTGGACAGTGCCAACAGCCCCAAAAGCCAGCCCTGA
- the PIN4 gene encoding peptidyl-prolyl cis-trans isomerase NIMA-interacting 4 isoform X2 encodes MAPKKKGGGKGGKSDGSSEGKAQGPKGGGNAVKVRHILCEKHGKAMEAMEKLKSGQRFSEVASQYSEDKARQGGDLGWMTRGSMVGPFQEAAFALPVSSMDKPVYTDPPVKTKFGYHIIMVEGRK; translated from the exons ATGGCGCCCAAAAAGAAAGGCGgcggaaaagggggaaagagtgA CGGCAGCAGCGAGGGCAAAGCCCAGGGCCCGAAGGGAGGTGGCAACGCTGTGAAG GTCCGGCACATCTTGTGCGAAAAGCACGGCAAGGCTATGGAGGCCATGGAGAAGCTGAAGTCCGGCCAGCGCTTCAGTGAGGTTGCCTCGCAGTACAGCGAGGACAAAGCCAGGCAAGGG GGAgacttgggctggatgaccagAGGCTCCATGGTGGGACCTTTCCAGGAAGCAGCATTCGCCCTGCCCGTGAGCAGCATGGACAAGCCAGTGTACACAGACCCTCCTGTCAAAACAAAGTTTGGGTACCACATTATCATGGTGGAAGGCAGAAAATAA
- the PIN4 gene encoding peptidyl-prolyl cis-trans isomerase NIMA-interacting 4 isoform X1: MAPKKKGGGKGGKSGGDDSGSSEGKAQGPKGGGNAVKVRHILCEKHGKAMEAMEKLKSGQRFSEVASQYSEDKARQGGDLGWMTRGSMVGPFQEAAFALPVSSMDKPVYTDPPVKTKFGYHIIMVEGRK; this comes from the exons ATGGCGCCCAAAAAGAAAGGCGgcggaaaagggggaaaga GCGGCGGCGATGACAGCGGCAGCAGCGAGGGCAAAGCCCAGGGCCCGAAGGGAGGTGGCAACGCTGTGAAG GTCCGGCACATCTTGTGCGAAAAGCACGGCAAGGCTATGGAGGCCATGGAGAAGCTGAAGTCCGGCCAGCGCTTCAGTGAGGTTGCCTCGCAGTACAGCGAGGACAAAGCCAGGCAAGGG GGAgacttgggctggatgaccagAGGCTCCATGGTGGGACCTTTCCAGGAAGCAGCATTCGCCCTGCCCGTGAGCAGCATGGACAAGCCAGTGTACACAGACCCTCCTGTCAAAACAAAGTTTGGGTACCACATTATCATGGTGGAAGGCAGAAAATAA